A window from Megalobrama amblycephala isolate DHTTF-2021 linkage group LG21, ASM1881202v1, whole genome shotgun sequence encodes these proteins:
- the LOC125257024 gene encoding probable serine/threonine-protein kinase PIX13 isoform X1, with amino-acid sequence MDVICIDETSSISGIEVDSSLDFQPKRSRYLGRPTDQSVVRCLGSGQRAGISESADPVPEQNASGYTPPEILAENPMNEGIESVDEDGCPQNQVFYVSSNVVTVLPSLYVPRLPYVDESLIHYNEESLLGEGAFGKVYRGYFQGTPSAIKKILYGTAGLPDQDIQHEILVSLQLSHPNIVLLMAAARTDNAFLLANEYIHGATLDDALHNEHSCVKLEGDDNYFVALGHLNGH; translated from the exons ATGG ATGTCATTTGCATTGATGAAACCAGCTCAATATCAG GAATTGAAGTGGACTCATCTTTG GATTTCCAACCAAAGAGATCCAGATATTTAGGAAGACCTACAGACCAAAGTGTAGTGAGGTGCTTAGGTTCAGGTCAACGTGCTGGGATATCAGAAAGTGCTGATCCAGTTCCAG AGCAAAATGCAAGTGGTTACACACCTCCAGAAATTCTTGCAGAGAATCCCATGAACGAAGGCATAGAATCTGTAGATGAAGACGGTTGTCCCCAAAATCAAGTGTTTTATGTGTCATCCAATGTTGTCACCGTATTACCGTCAC TATATGTTCCGCGGCTGCCATATGTGGACGAGTCCCTAATCCATTACAATGAAGAGAGCCTGTTGGGTGAAGGTGCATTTGGTAAAGTATATAGAGGTTATTTTCAGGGCACCCCATCTGCCATAAAAAAGATTCTGTATGGCACAGCAGGACTTCCAGACCAAGACATCCAGCATGAGATTCTTGTCTCACT GCAACTGAGCCATCCCAATATTGTCCTACTGATGGCTGCAGCCCGTACGGACAATGCCTTCCTCCTGGCAAATGAGTATATACATGGTGCAACCCTGGATGATGCACTACACAATGAACATTCTTGTgttaag cttGAAGGAGatgacaattattttgttgCCCTGGGACATCTCAATGGCCATTGA
- the LOC125257024 gene encoding protein STRUBBELIG-RECEPTOR FAMILY 8-like isoform X2: MDVICIDETSSISEQNASGYTPPEILAENPMNEGIESVDEDGCPQNQVFYVSSNVVTVLPSLYVPRLPYVDESLIHYNEESLLGEGAFGKVYRGYFQGTPSAIKKILYGTAGLPDQDIQHEILVSLQLSHPNIVLLMAAARTDNAFLLANEYIHGATLDDALHNEHSCVKLEGDDNYFVALGHLNGH; this comes from the exons ATGG ATGTCATTTGCATTGATGAAACCAGCTCAATATCAG AGCAAAATGCAAGTGGTTACACACCTCCAGAAATTCTTGCAGAGAATCCCATGAACGAAGGCATAGAATCTGTAGATGAAGACGGTTGTCCCCAAAATCAAGTGTTTTATGTGTCATCCAATGTTGTCACCGTATTACCGTCAC TATATGTTCCGCGGCTGCCATATGTGGACGAGTCCCTAATCCATTACAATGAAGAGAGCCTGTTGGGTGAAGGTGCATTTGGTAAAGTATATAGAGGTTATTTTCAGGGCACCCCATCTGCCATAAAAAAGATTCTGTATGGCACAGCAGGACTTCCAGACCAAGACATCCAGCATGAGATTCTTGTCTCACT GCAACTGAGCCATCCCAATATTGTCCTACTGATGGCTGCAGCCCGTACGGACAATGCCTTCCTCCTGGCAAATGAGTATATACATGGTGCAACCCTGGATGATGCACTACACAATGAACATTCTTGTgttaag cttGAAGGAGatgacaattattttgttgCCCTGGGACATCTCAATGGCCATTGA